A single genomic interval of Dehalococcoidales bacterium harbors:
- the pheT gene encoding phenylalanine--tRNA ligase subunit beta yields MKISLKWLREYLDITLSPHELANRLTMAGTETEGMQCIGENWTGITIGEITDINPHPNADRLKLVTIDLGSEQTTVVCGAPNVRIGSKVAFAPVGAQLIDGHSGEPSRLKSAKIRGITSNGMACSEKELGISDSHEGIIILPDEAPIGTPLAEYLGDVIYDLAITANRPDCLSVIGVAREVAALTGQGLHLPDTSYTEAGRPIEQQISVEITDPELCSRYCASLITGIRVADSPRWLKQRLLKCGMRPISNIVDITNYVMLEYGQPLHAFDYDRIQGRKIIVRRAAAGEKMTTLDGLERTLSDNMLVIADQERATAIAGIMGGIDSEVTDGTSSVLLEAANFNPTSIHRTGSILNMPSEACTRFERGIRPELVDEAIRKATKLIIELAGGQAAKGLIDVYPNRQEQEPILLTNEKIRGLLGIDFSTDRIVAALTSLGFTCKIATNPSGVRATAPYWRSDIKQEVDLIEEVARIIGYDKIPTTLLGTTLPSQSPEPMVKLKQTIRCHLRGYGFQEIVTYSLTSLEMLRKLLPDNYIEPPPLRMTNPMTAEQEYLRPNLRANLLTTLYSNRKHEDDSIRIFELGKVYLPRQNDLPDEPEILCALLSGPRQSKSWHEGDSPVDFYDAKGTVESLLHNLVTNLDFEKSSDLSLHPNKQAAILIDGNKAGIVGELHPGVREAFDICEPTYLIEFNVTTLLPFTTGHKMFRPIPRFPAVVRDIALTVDREVSHHSIQSNIEGTHLVTKVTVFDVYSGGQIPDGKKSLAYRITFQSPDHTLTDDEVDKIQQQIIDKLSRELGATLRS; encoded by the coding sequence ATGAAAATATCGCTCAAGTGGCTTCGAGAATATTTAGACATCACCCTCTCTCCACACGAATTAGCCAATCGGCTGACGATGGCCGGTACTGAGACTGAGGGTATGCAGTGTATCGGTGAAAACTGGACAGGCATCACTATCGGCGAGATAACTGATATTAATCCTCATCCCAATGCCGACCGCCTCAAGCTGGTTACTATAGATTTGGGTAGCGAGCAGACGACGGTCGTCTGCGGAGCACCTAACGTTAGAATCGGGAGCAAGGTAGCCTTTGCTCCGGTCGGTGCTCAGCTTATCGATGGCCATAGTGGAGAACCATCCCGTTTGAAGTCCGCCAAAATTCGGGGTATTACCTCAAACGGAATGGCCTGCTCAGAGAAAGAACTAGGGATCTCAGATAGCCACGAGGGAATCATAATCCTGCCTGATGAAGCGCCTATAGGCACGCCACTGGCTGAGTATCTGGGCGACGTTATTTATGATCTGGCGATAACCGCTAATCGACCCGACTGCCTGTCGGTAATCGGTGTGGCCAGAGAGGTCGCCGCCCTAACCGGACAGGGATTGCATCTTCCCGATACCAGCTATACCGAAGCAGGACGTCCCATCGAGCAGCAAATCTCAGTAGAGATTACCGATCCCGAGCTTTGCTCCAGATACTGCGCCAGTTTAATCACCGGGATCAGAGTAGCCGATTCCCCCCGGTGGCTGAAACAGCGCCTGCTGAAGTGCGGTATGCGCCCGATAAGTAATATCGTAGATATTACCAATTACGTCATGCTGGAATACGGTCAACCCCTGCACGCCTTCGACTACGATCGGATTCAAGGCAGGAAGATTATCGTACGCCGGGCCGCCGCCGGTGAAAAGATGACCACCCTTGACGGGCTGGAACGAACCCTCTCTGACAATATGCTGGTTATTGCCGATCAGGAAAGAGCAACGGCTATCGCCGGTATTATGGGCGGCATCGATAGTGAGGTTACCGACGGTACAAGCTCGGTATTACTGGAAGCAGCCAACTTCAATCCCACCAGCATTCATCGTACCGGCAGTATCTTAAATATGCCCAGTGAAGCCTGTACCCGTTTCGAGAGGGGAATTCGCCCCGAACTGGTGGATGAAGCAATCAGAAAAGCCACCAAGCTCATTATAGAGCTGGCCGGCGGTCAGGCAGCCAAAGGACTGATTGATGTCTACCCCAACCGGCAGGAGCAGGAGCCGATACTGCTAACCAATGAAAAAATAAGGGGCCTTTTGGGTATCGATTTTAGCACCGACCGGATAGTAGCGGCGCTGACTTCCCTCGGTTTTACCTGCAAGATAGCAACAAATCCCTCAGGAGTCCGGGCTACCGCTCCCTACTGGCGAAGCGACATCAAACAGGAGGTTGACCTTATTGAAGAGGTAGCTCGTATCATCGGCTACGACAAGATCCCCACCACCCTGCTGGGTACGACGCTACCCAGTCAGAGCCCTGAACCGATGGTCAAACTGAAGCAAACGATAAGGTGCCACCTCAGAGGCTACGGATTCCAGGAGATAGTCACCTATTCCCTAACCAGCCTGGAGATGCTCAGGAAACTGCTTCCGGACAATTACATCGAACCGCCCCCCCTCCGTATGACCAATCCGATGACAGCGGAACAGGAATATCTGCGCCCCAACCTGCGGGCCAACCTATTAACTACCCTCTACTCGAACAGAAAACATGAAGACGACAGCATCAGAATCTTCGAGCTGGGTAAGGTATATCTCCCCAGGCAGAATGACCTGCCTGATGAACCAGAGATTCTTTGTGCCCTACTAAGCGGACCCAGGCAGAGTAAATCCTGGCACGAAGGAGACAGCCCGGTTGACTTCTACGATGCCAAGGGAACCGTCGAAAGCCTGCTCCATAACCTGGTAACAAATCTCGATTTCGAGAAGAGCAGCGACTTAAGTCTACACCCTAACAAGCAGGCCGCCATCCTGATAGACGGCAACAAGGCGGGCATCGTCGGCGAGCTTCACCCCGGGGTCAGGGAGGCTTTCGATATCTGTGAGCCTACCTACCTCATCGAATTTAATGTCACCACACTTTTACCCTTTACCACCGGCCACAAAATGTTCCGGCCTATACCACGCTTTCCGGCAGTAGTAAGAGACATTGCTCTTACAGTGGATAGGGAAGTGTCCCACCACAGCATACAGAGTAACATCGAAGGCACCCATCTGGTCACCAAGGTTACCGTATTCGACGTCTATTCCGGCGGCCAAATCCCTGATGGCAAGAAATCCCTTGCCTACCGGATTACCTTCCAGTCACCGGACCATACCTTAACCGACGATGAAGTTGATAAAATTCAGCAGCAGATAATCGATAAGCTGTCCCGAGAGCTGGGCGCTACCCTGCGTAGCTAA
- the arsM gene encoding arsenite methyltransferase, translating into MKDREIKKVVRQSYARIAKDGSCCSSPVSSCCGSPDSVQDISRRIGYTKADLSAVPHGANLGLGCGNPLALGSLREGETVVDLGSGAGFDCFLAANIVGEAGRVIGVDMTPEMIEKARENAEKGGYTNVEFRLGEIEHLPIADGTADIIISNCVINLAPDKRTVFEEAFRVLKPGGRLMVSDVVLLKELPEFIKNSAAAYVGCVSGAITKEEYLANIRAAGFRKVNITGEAVFPIEWLTDDPTVEATIQDLQIPPEKMKEAADSVISIKVQAVKPESAARTSLHRQAA; encoded by the coding sequence ATGAAAGACAGGGAAATAAAGAAGGTAGTAAGGCAGAGCTACGCCAGGATCGCAAAAGATGGTAGCTGCTGCTCCAGCCCGGTTAGTTCATGCTGCGGGAGTCCCGACTCCGTACAAGATATCAGCAGACGGATAGGATATACGAAGGCAGATCTTAGCGCAGTACCCCATGGAGCGAACCTGGGCCTCGGCTGCGGCAACCCGCTGGCTCTTGGCTCCCTAAGAGAAGGGGAGACCGTTGTCGACCTCGGTTCGGGAGCCGGTTTTGACTGCTTCCTAGCCGCCAACATAGTCGGTGAGGCAGGGCGAGTCATCGGCGTCGATATGACCCCGGAGATGATTGAGAAAGCGAGAGAAAACGCCGAGAAGGGCGGCTACACAAATGTGGAGTTCCGGCTCGGTGAAATTGAACACCTGCCGATAGCCGATGGCACAGCCGATATCATTATATCAAACTGTGTTATCAACCTTGCCCCCGATAAAAGAACGGTCTTCGAGGAAGCGTTCCGGGTACTGAAACCGGGCGGCAGGCTGATGGTCTCGGACGTAGTTTTATTGAAGGAGCTTCCCGAATTCATTAAGAACTCGGCGGCAGCCTATGTCGGCTGCGTCTCGGGAGCGATCACAAAAGAAGAATACTTGGCTAACATAAGAGCAGCCGGGTTTCGCAAGGTTAACATAACCGGTGAGGCAGTCTTCCCCATAGAGTGGCTGACGGACGACCCGACGGTAGAGGCAACTATCCAGGATTTACAGATACCACCGGAGAAGATGAAAGAAGCCGCCGATTCGGTCATCAGTATCAAGGTTCAAGCAGTCAAACCTGAGTCGGCAGCGCGGACATCCCTTCATCGACAAGCTGCCTGA
- a CDS encoding proline--tRNA ligase encodes MRISRLFGRTQREIPAEADTVSHQLLLKAGMIYQVASGIYSYLPLALRALRKIENIIRDEMDAAGGQELMMPVLQPLELWQQTGRDQAFGEGLFVLNDRRERRLCLGPTHEEVATRLASQYVKSYRDLPLLLYQIQTKFRDEPRPRAGLLRVREFTMKDLYSFDIDEKGLDLSYHKMLKAYQRIYARCGLPALFVEADSGAIGGKDSHEFMVIMETGEDEIIYCSGCQYAANSEKACCAKGKGDGEDSLPLEEVATPGVSTISALSDFLKVSPDHILKAVFYAADGELVFAVIRGDLEVNEVKLKNILKCVELHLADEEEIRKAGIIAGFASPVGLRNIRTVVDDSVIPGVNFVAGANSPETHLRNVNYPRDFSADITADIARACAGEKCPRCGGKLISTHGIEVGHIFKLGTFLSKKLGAFYADPDGIDRPVVMGCYGIGIGRLLAAAIEQNHDDQGIIWPLPIAPYQVHLCPLYRENTGVAETAEKLYSELSSAGFEVLLDDRQESPGVKFNDADLLGIPIRVTVSQRTLKQDSVEVKKRSEKESQLVPLAEIAERLRQLVDEGMSALPTQV; translated from the coding sequence GTGCGAATATCAAGATTGTTCGGCAGGACGCAGAGAGAAATACCTGCCGAAGCAGATACTGTCAGTCATCAACTGCTTCTGAAAGCGGGGATGATATATCAGGTGGCCTCCGGGATATATTCCTATCTGCCTCTGGCTTTGAGGGCGCTCAGGAAGATAGAAAATATAATCCGTGACGAGATGGATGCCGCCGGCGGTCAGGAACTGATGATGCCTGTGCTCCAGCCCCTCGAGTTATGGCAGCAAACAGGTCGCGACCAGGCTTTCGGCGAGGGACTTTTCGTTCTGAATGACCGCAGGGAGCGCAGGCTGTGTTTAGGCCCGACCCATGAAGAGGTTGCTACCAGGCTGGCCAGCCAGTATGTTAAGAGCTACCGGGACCTGCCGCTGCTTCTATATCAAATCCAGACCAAGTTTCGTGACGAACCCCGTCCCAGGGCCGGTCTGCTCCGGGTTCGCGAGTTCACTATGAAAGACCTCTATAGCTTCGATATTGATGAAAAGGGTCTGGATTTGAGCTATCACAAGATGCTTAAGGCATACCAGAGGATATATGCTCGCTGTGGTCTGCCTGCTTTGTTTGTCGAAGCTGACAGCGGTGCTATTGGTGGCAAGGACTCACACGAGTTCATGGTCATTATGGAGACCGGAGAGGATGAAATCATCTATTGCTCCGGTTGTCAGTATGCGGCTAATTCGGAAAAGGCCTGTTGCGCAAAAGGCAAGGGGGATGGAGAGGATTCGTTGCCGTTAGAAGAGGTGGCAACACCGGGAGTGAGTACTATCAGTGCTCTCTCTGATTTTCTCAAGGTATCGCCGGACCATATCCTTAAGGCGGTATTCTATGCGGCTGACGGCGAGCTTGTCTTTGCTGTTATCAGGGGAGACCTTGAGGTGAATGAGGTTAAACTGAAGAATATCCTGAAATGCGTTGAACTCCATCTGGCTGATGAAGAGGAGATTAGGAAAGCCGGTATTATCGCTGGCTTCGCTTCACCGGTAGGCCTCAGAAATATTAGGACCGTTGTTGATGATTCGGTAATCCCCGGGGTGAACTTTGTTGCCGGTGCCAACAGCCCGGAAACACACCTTAGGAATGTCAACTACCCCCGTGATTTTAGTGCCGATATCACGGCTGATATAGCCAGGGCTTGCGCCGGTGAAAAATGCCCCAGGTGCGGCGGCAAGTTGATTTCGACACACGGCATCGAGGTCGGACATATCTTCAAGCTGGGTACCTTTCTCTCGAAAAAATTAGGTGCATTCTACGCCGATCCTGACGGTATTGATCGTCCTGTTGTTATGGGCTGCTACGGCATCGGCATCGGCAGGCTGCTGGCGGCTGCTATTGAGCAAAACCATGACGACCAGGGCATTATCTGGCCGTTGCCTATCGCTCCCTACCAGGTCCATCTCTGTCCTTTATATCGGGAGAATACCGGTGTTGCGGAGACGGCGGAGAAGCTCTACTCCGAGCTCAGTTCGGCAGGGTTTGAGGTGCTTCTGGATGACCGTCAGGAATCCCCGGGAGTAAAGTTTAATGATGCCGACCTGTTGGGGATACCTATCCGGGTGACCGTTAGCCAGCGTACTCTAAAACAGGATAGCGTCGAGGTAAAAAAGCGCTCTGAGAAAGAGTCACAGCTTGTACCTCTGGCGGAGATAGCAGAAAGGCTCAGGCAGCTTGTCGATGAAGGGATGTCCGCGCTGCCGACTCAGGTTTGA
- the ispG gene encoding flavodoxin-dependent (E)-4-hydroxy-3-methylbut-2-enyl-diphosphate synthase yields MEIRRNSRPLQIGNVTVGGGAPIVVQSMTKTDTRDIMSTIAQIRELEDCGCELVRVAVLDAEAGRAIAEIKKGTSLPLVADIHFDYRLALIALEAGANGLRLNPGNIGKPDEVSIVARLAKERGVPIRIGVNAGSLPEAEHPGLSVARRMVEAALKQIRLLESLDFDLIKVSLKAFDVPTTIEAYRDIAGRIPYPLHIGITESGTPRAGIIRSSVGIGTLLYLGIGDTLRVSLTAHPREEVAAGYEILKTLNMRQRGPVLVSCPSCGRAEVDIISLAREVEDALLKVNRPLKVAVMGCVVNGPGEARDADIGIACGRNSAVLFKKGKKIRTIREKDFINVLMREIENLKPELPE; encoded by the coding sequence ATGGAAATTCGTCGAAACAGCAGGCCGCTTCAAATTGGGAATGTTACCGTCGGTGGTGGTGCCCCTATCGTGGTACAGTCAATGACTAAGACTGATACCAGAGATATTATGTCAACTATTGCCCAGATCAGGGAGCTGGAAGACTGCGGCTGCGAATTGGTGCGTGTGGCGGTGCTTGATGCCGAGGCAGGACGGGCGATAGCAGAGATAAAAAAAGGCACCTCCCTGCCGCTGGTTGCTGACATTCACTTTGATTATCGGCTGGCATTAATCGCACTGGAGGCCGGGGCCAACGGTTTGCGCTTAAACCCCGGTAATATCGGCAAGCCGGATGAGGTATCTATCGTGGCCAGGTTGGCTAAAGAAAGAGGTGTTCCTATCCGCATCGGGGTAAATGCTGGCAGCTTGCCTGAGGCAGAGCACCCTGGTCTATCCGTTGCCCGGCGGATGGTGGAAGCAGCCTTAAAGCAGATCAGGCTGCTGGAGAGTCTGGACTTCGACCTGATTAAGGTGTCTCTGAAAGCCTTCGATGTTCCTACTACCATTGAGGCCTATCGTGATATTGCCGGTAGGATTCCGTATCCCCTGCATATCGGAATTACCGAATCCGGCACACCGAGGGCAGGTATTATCCGGAGTTCAGTGGGTATTGGCACCCTGCTCTACCTTGGTATCGGGGATACCCTCCGGGTTTCCCTGACCGCTCATCCTCGGGAGGAGGTTGCCGCTGGTTATGAGATCCTGAAGACCCTGAATATGCGTCAGCGTGGTCCGGTACTGGTCAGTTGCCCGTCCTGCGGGAGGGCTGAGGTCGATATCATCAGCCTGGCCCGGGAGGTTGAGGATGCGCTTCTGAAGGTTAACCGGCCGCTCAAGGTAGCCGTAATGGGCTGTGTGGTCAACGGGCCCGGTGAAGCCAGAGATGCCGATATCGGCATCGCCTGTGGCAGGAATAGCGCCGTCCTCTTTAAAAAAGGTAAGAAGATACGGACTATCAGAGAAAAGGATTTCATCAACGTATTGATGAGGGAAATTGAAAATCTTAAGCCTGAATTGCCGGAATAA
- a CDS encoding M50 family metallopeptidase produces MLITVLIFLGVLAVIIIAHELGHFITAKASGVEVKEFGVGLPPRLFSVKRGETIYSLNAIPLGGFTKMSGEEDPGAPRSLAGKPFGIRLLVLSAGSLMNFLLPLILFAIAFMVPHNTVIGEVLVEDVASGSPAALAGIESGDRIVSINGKPLENSSDLQRYIQISLGREIVVRVEHSDLTVEDVNMVPRWRPPEGQGAVGIVISMPEATVIRRSEPFWRVPSLAVSACVETMALFKNGILSMLAGTTSLRLTGPVGIAQMTGEAAKVGISPLLEFAAFLSLNIGLINLFPLPALDGGRIGFLLLEKVRRGRRVSPKTEGMVHLIGFLLLMGVFAAVTYSDILRIVGGGSLMP; encoded by the coding sequence GTGCTGATTACGGTGCTTATTTTCCTTGGTGTCCTGGCAGTAATTATCATTGCCCATGAGCTGGGGCATTTCATCACTGCCAAAGCCTCCGGGGTGGAAGTGAAGGAGTTCGGTGTCGGACTACCCCCCAGATTATTCTCGGTGAAACGGGGCGAAACGATCTATTCACTGAATGCGATACCGCTGGGGGGGTTTACCAAAATGTCCGGCGAAGAAGACCCCGGGGCGCCGAGAAGCCTGGCCGGTAAGCCTTTTGGCATCAGGCTTCTGGTGCTCAGCGCCGGCTCGCTGATGAACTTTTTGCTGCCTCTGATACTCTTTGCCATTGCTTTTATGGTTCCTCACAATACGGTAATCGGAGAGGTGCTGGTAGAGGATGTAGCGTCCGGTTCCCCGGCGGCTTTAGCCGGTATTGAATCCGGAGACAGGATAGTCAGTATAAACGGAAAGCCTCTGGAGAACAGTAGCGACTTGCAGCGCTACATCCAGATTAGCCTGGGCAGGGAGATCGTGGTAAGAGTCGAGCACAGTGATTTAACCGTAGAGGATGTTAATATGGTACCAAGGTGGAGACCTCCCGAGGGCCAGGGGGCAGTGGGAATCGTGATTAGCATGCCGGAGGCGACCGTTATTCGCCGCAGCGAGCCGTTCTGGAGGGTGCCGTCTTTAGCCGTCTCGGCATGTGTGGAAACCATGGCCCTTTTTAAGAATGGTATACTGAGTATGCTTGCCGGTACTACCTCTCTCAGATTAACAGGACCGGTAGGTATTGCTCAAATGACCGGTGAGGCAGCCAAGGTGGGGATTAGTCCGCTGCTGGAGTTCGCTGCTTTTCTCAGTCTTAATATCGGTTTGATAAATCTCTTCCCTCTCCCTGCCCTGGATGGGGGAAGGATAGGCTTTCTTCTGTTGGAGAAAGTACGCCGGGGCCGGCGTGTGTCGCCGAAGACGGAAGGAATGGTACACCTGATCGGTTTCCTACTGCTTATGGGTGTTTTTGCTGCGGTGACCTATAGTGATATTTTGCGCATTGTCGGTGGAGGGAGCCTGATGCCATAG
- a CDS encoding 1-deoxy-D-xylulose-5-phosphate reductoisomerase, with product MTGVIKQLAILGSTGSIGQQTLEVVRAFPHRFRVIGLAAGKNIDLLARQVNEFRPRLVYFQDGKSGQRPADINCEFLPPEDIASHPEVDTVVIATSGRSGLLPLMAAVKAGKEIALANKESLVAAGEIITREAGLSKARILPLDSEHSAIWQCLQGESQKPIRLVLTASGGPFLHYSKARLGQVTVEQALKHPSWRMGRKVTVDSATLMNKGLEVIEAHWLFDMSFESIEVLVHPQSIVHSLVEFVDGSVKAQLGCPDMRLPIQYALSYPERLPNPYLERLNWDVMSNLTFGQVDPDVFPCLRLAIEAGRKGGTYPAVLCAADEVAVNLFLSRRIEFTGIARLVEQVLERHQMVACPNLDEIISADGWARETASRFVSGDSPC from the coding sequence ATGACTGGCGTAATTAAGCAACTGGCCATTCTGGGTTCAACCGGTTCTATCGGTCAACAAACTCTTGAGGTAGTACGTGCTTTTCCGCACAGGTTTCGTGTCATCGGATTGGCTGCGGGGAAGAATATTGACTTGCTGGCCAGGCAGGTAAATGAGTTCCGGCCCAGGCTTGTCTATTTCCAGGATGGGAAGTCAGGACAAAGACCGGCTGATATAAACTGTGAGTTCTTACCGCCGGAGGATATCGCTTCTCATCCTGAGGTGGATACCGTTGTTATCGCTACTTCCGGGAGATCGGGTTTATTGCCCCTGATGGCGGCGGTAAAGGCCGGAAAGGAAATTGCCCTGGCCAACAAAGAGTCGCTGGTTGCAGCCGGCGAGATTATCACCCGTGAAGCCGGGCTGAGTAAAGCCCGCATTTTGCCTCTCGATAGTGAGCATAGCGCGATATGGCAATGCCTTCAAGGAGAGAGTCAGAAGCCGATTCGGCTTGTGCTGACGGCATCGGGGGGGCCCTTCCTGCATTATTCGAAAGCGCGGCTGGGTCAAGTCACCGTCGAGCAGGCGCTAAAACATCCCTCGTGGCGGATGGGTAGGAAGGTTACCGTTGACTCGGCTACCCTTATGAACAAAGGCCTTGAGGTAATTGAGGCCCACTGGCTGTTCGATATGTCTTTTGAGAGCATTGAGGTTCTAGTTCATCCCCAGAGTATTGTCCATTCCCTGGTAGAATTCGTGGATGGTTCGGTTAAGGCCCAGTTGGGATGTCCCGATATGCGCTTGCCTATCCAGTACGCCCTATCTTATCCCGAGCGCTTGCCTAATCCCTATCTCGAGCGGCTCAACTGGGACGTAATGAGTAATCTTACCTTCGGGCAGGTTGACCCGGATGTATTTCCCTGTCTCAGGCTGGCTATTGAGGCGGGCAGGAAGGGGGGCACTTACCCGGCTGTGCTTTGTGCCGCTGACGAGGTTGCGGTTAACCTGTTCCTCTCCCGGCGCATTGAATTTACCGGTATCGCCCGCCTTGTCGAGCAGGTGTTAGAGCGGCATCAGATGGTGGCCTGTCCGAACCTGGATGAGATTATATCTGCTGATGGCTGGGCCAGGGAGACGGCCTCCCGATTTGTTAGCGGAGATAGCCCGTGCTGA
- a CDS encoding phosphatidate cytidylyltransferase, producing the protein MLKKRVITSLWFAPLLVVVVWFGGERGFTVLMVVFGVLAALEFYRMAAMAKLLPFACFGLIWTAFFILERNPELLSFLAPYLTPGLLMPLLLTSAVVLPLMGLLARRNKEGAFQSWVWTIAGILYVGWLLGHLVALRGLDDGRNWVFFILFVTWASDTLAFFVGRKFGRHKLAPGISPGKTWEGVAGGIGAAAVVSILFFTPTPFRLPLFPGQVIPLAVLVSIFGQIGDLVESLLKRNMGVKDSGSMMPGHGGVLDRIDSLIFAGALAYYVVYYVYYCLI; encoded by the coding sequence ATGCTTAAGAAAAGGGTTATAACTTCCCTCTGGTTTGCTCCTCTTCTGGTGGTGGTTGTCTGGTTTGGTGGCGAGAGGGGTTTTACCGTATTAATGGTCGTCTTTGGCGTCCTGGCTGCTCTTGAGTTTTATCGAATGGCAGCTATGGCAAAGCTGTTGCCGTTCGCCTGCTTCGGTCTAATCTGGACGGCGTTCTTTATTCTGGAGCGCAACCCGGAGCTGCTGTCTTTCCTGGCGCCTTATCTTACTCCTGGTTTACTCATGCCCTTATTGTTGACCTCGGCGGTGGTGCTACCCTTAATGGGACTTCTGGCGCGTCGGAATAAAGAAGGGGCTTTCCAGAGCTGGGTTTGGACAATCGCCGGTATACTCTATGTGGGCTGGCTGCTGGGTCATCTGGTTGCTCTGAGGGGGCTGGATGATGGCAGAAACTGGGTATTCTTTATCCTGTTTGTTACCTGGGCTTCCGATACCCTGGCTTTCTTTGTCGGTAGAAAATTCGGCAGGCACAAGCTTGCTCCCGGCATAAGTCCGGGCAAGACCTGGGAGGGAGTAGCAGGCGGGATAGGCGCTGCTGCCGTAGTGAGCATACTGTTTTTTACCCCTACCCCGTTCCGTCTTCCGCTTTTTCCCGGGCAGGTAATTCCGTTAGCCGTACTGGTCAGTATCTTCGGGCAGATTGGTGATCTTGTCGAGTCCCTGCTGAAGCGCAATATGGGAGTAAAGGATTCCGGCAGCATGATGCCGGGCCACGGCGGAGTCCTTGACCGTATCGATAGTCTCATTTTTGCCGGTGCGCTGGCATACTATGTGGTATACTATGTATACTATTGCTTGATATGA
- the uppS gene encoding polyprenyl diphosphate synthase — protein MEVDSLTAEEEAGNPRHVAIIMDGNGRWAERRGLPRFRGHIAGVDSARSTIRYFNNRYHLKYLTLYGFSSENWNRSQDEVGGIFHLFEEVIGGESQELHKEGVRLRHLGRLEELPPGLQQEIGKAVKLTENNTGMTLGFAFNYGGRLEILDAVRGIIAEGVPPQNIDEELFSRFLYTNDIPDVDLLIRTGGELRISNFLIWQSAYSEYYFTDVLWPDFNEKDIDKALLSYSHRHRRFGGL, from the coding sequence ATGGAAGTTGATTCGTTAACTGCTGAAGAAGAGGCCGGCAATCCCCGTCATGTTGCTATCATTATGGACGGCAACGGCAGGTGGGCAGAGCGTCGCGGGCTGCCCAGGTTCAGGGGGCATATCGCCGGAGTAGACAGCGCCCGCTCTACGATTCGTTATTTCAACAACCGGTACCACTTAAAGTATCTCACCCTTTATGGTTTCTCCTCCGAAAACTGGAACCGTTCTCAGGATGAGGTCGGGGGGATATTTCATCTCTTCGAAGAGGTAATCGGTGGAGAGTCTCAGGAGCTTCATAAAGAAGGGGTCAGGCTTCGCCATCTCGGCCGTTTGGAGGAACTCCCGCCAGGTCTCCAGCAGGAGATAGGTAAGGCCGTTAAGCTGACAGAAAACAATACCGGGATGACCCTCGGCTTTGCCTTTAACTACGGAGGACGCCTTGAGATATTGGATGCGGTACGTGGTATTATCGCTGAAGGCGTCCCGCCGCAGAATATAGACGAAGAGTTGTTTAGCCGTTTCCTTTATACTAACGATATCCCCGATGTTGACCTGCTCATCCGCACCGGCGGTGAACTCCGTATCAGCAATTTTCTGATATGGCAATCGGCTTACAGCGAATACTATTTCACCGATGTTCTGTGGCCCGACTTCAATGAGAAGGATATCGATAAAGCGCTGCTGTCTTATAGTCACAGGCATAGGCGCTTCGGTGGATTATAA
- the frr gene encoding ribosome recycling factor, with the protein MSGTMDISVLLKNTEAKMQASVEALKKELTTIRTGHAAPALVEHIKVEYAGVPTPLIQIAGVSAPAASLLVIQPWDKSSLHSIEKAILKSDLGLNPVSDGNVLRINIPPLSEERRQELVKVVRARVEKERVIIRNLRRETMDELRKLEKDKEMSQDEMKRTLDQLQKITDRFIAFAEQAGQNKEIEIEEV; encoded by the coding sequence TTGAGCGGAACAATGGATATTAGCGTACTTTTGAAGAACACTGAAGCAAAGATGCAGGCCTCTGTAGAAGCTTTAAAGAAGGAGCTGACTACAATTCGGACCGGGCATGCGGCTCCGGCTCTGGTTGAACATATCAAGGTAGAATATGCCGGCGTCCCGACCCCGCTTATTCAAATCGCCGGCGTTTCCGCACCGGCAGCCAGCTTGCTGGTGATACAGCCCTGGGATAAAAGCAGCCTGCACAGTATTGAAAAAGCCATTCTGAAATCTGACCTCGGGCTGAATCCGGTCAGTGACGGAAATGTACTTCGCATAAATATTCCGCCTCTCAGTGAAGAACGGCGTCAGGAGTTGGTTAAGGTGGTAAGGGCAAGGGTGGAGAAGGAGAGGGTGATCATCCGTAATCTGAGGCGTGAGACTATGGATGAACTGAGGAAGCTGGAGAAAGACAAAGAGATGTCGCAGGATGAGATGAAGCGCACCTTAGACCAGCTGCAGAAGATTACCGACAGATTCATAGCCTTTGCCGAGCAGGCTGGTCAGAATAAAGAAATAGAGATTGAAGAAGTCTAG